A region of the Muricauda sp. MAR_2010_75 genome:
CCATATTGGTAAAGGAAGTTTCCCGTTCGTGGGCGGAAAGCCGCTCTCCGGTGACCAAGGAATCCGAGATGGTCAAAATAGTAAGGGCACGCACATTATATTTAGATGCAATGGTGTACAATCCGGCAGTTTCCATTTCCACGCATAAAATACCGTATTGGGCCCAGAGCTTATATTCTTCGGGATCATCCACATAAAATTCATCGGAGGAGAGTATATTGCCGGCTTTTATGGGAATGTTTTGTTGTTGCGCATAATCCACTGCTTTCTGGAAGAGTTCAAAATTGGCCGTAGGTGAATAATCGGAATTGATGAATCTTGAATTGTTCATTCCAGAAGTTGTGGATGCGGCCATGGCCAACACCACATCGTTTAATTTTACATCTTCTT
Encoded here:
- the deoD gene encoding purine-nucleoside phosphorylase; this encodes MSIHIEAKKGEIAETVLMPGDPLRAKWIAETFLENPFCYNKIRGMLGYTGTYKGMRISVQGSGMGMPSSMIYFHELIKDYGVQNIIRVGSAGSYQEDVKLNDVVLAMAASTTSGMNNSRFINSDYSPTANFELFQKAVDYAQQQNIPIKAGNILSSDEFYVDDPEEYKLWAQYGILCVEMETAGLYTIASKYNVRALTILTISDSLVTGERLSAHERETSFTNMVEIALAASLPQ